A window of Castanea sativa cultivar Marrone di Chiusa Pesio chromosome 1, ASM4071231v1 contains these coding sequences:
- the LOC142619403 gene encoding regulator of nonsense transcripts UPF3-like: protein MKDSLDRTKVVLRHLPPAISQAALTDQIDSAFADRYHWLTFRPGKASLKHQSYSRAYIDFKKPEDVIEFAEFFDGHLFVNEKGTQFKTIVEYAPSQRVPKQWVKKDGREGSILKDPEYLEFLEFLAKPVENLPSAEIQLERRDAERAGSAKDAPIVTPLMDFIRQKRAAKGGSRRSFSNGKLSRRASGSSSGSPSSASSKRGSERRRISTRMYVLRDAAKNMSVKDKSTYLLVPKRDDQQLSDKSVTLVPAAGNEVLEEENGVSGTNESGKKKVLLLKGKEREISSVSGSILQQQGVSSPVRNIINSGPLKHNQQREGSGRIIRSILTNKDSRQSQSFVGQSEQQIQTSNSEKDKRPPRIPHAQLALKDTNSTPENKVVANDFPGFYSEKQEKRSRNKDKPDRGVWAPLRRSDGTHGSEESLSSGTSQSLLDTSEGSHGDMKFEMANARIGEVKNLGSGRSGHSSLDNGSHKHFGRRGPTHGVKDVDGSSNVSEGKHLRRGTGFNSHEKQVWVQKPSSGS, encoded by the exons ATGAAGGACTCGCTGGATCGGACCAAGGTGGTGCTCCGTCACTTGCCGCCGGCGATTTCTCAGGCCGCTCTCACCGACCAAATCGACTCCGCCTTCGCCGATCGCTACCACTGGCTGACTTTCCGACCTGGCAAAGCAAG CCTGAAGCATCAATCCTATTCTAGAGCCTACATTGACTTCAAGAAACCTGAGGATGTTATTGAGTTCGCTGAGTTCTTTGATGGGCATTTGTTTGTTAATGAGAAGG GCACTCAGTTTAAAACTATTGTTGAGTATGCTCCATCTCAACGCGTTCCAAAGCAGTGGGTTAAAAAAGATGGTCGTGAAGGAAGCATATTGAAAG ATCCCGAGTATCtggaatttcttgaatttcttgcGAAGCCTGTCGAAAATCTTCCCAGTGCAGAGATACAATTGGAGAGAAGAGATGCGGAACGAGCTG GATCTGCAAAAGATGCTCCCATTGTTACACCATTAATGGACTTTATACGTCAGAAAAGAGCTGCTAAGGGTGGTTCTCGG AGATCATTTTCTAATGGGAAACTGAGCAGAAGAGCTTCTGGATCATCATCTGGAAGCCCTAGTTCAGCCTCATCGAAACGAGGTTCTGAGAGGAGACGAATTTCCACCAGGATG TATGTTTTAAGGGATGCTGCAAAGAATATGAGTGTCAAAGACAAGTCAACCTACCTTCTGGTTCCAAAGCGAGATGATCAGCAGCTTTCTGACAAGTCTGTTACATTGGTTCCTGCAGCTGGGAATGAAGTATTGGAAGAGGAAAATG GAGTATCCGGAACTAATGAATCTGGGAAAAAGAAAGTCCTGCTCCTGAAAGGAAAAGAGAGGGAGATTTCTTCT GTGTCTGGCAGCATATTACAGCAGCAGGGTGTATCATCTCCTGTTAGAAATATAATCAATTCAGGTCCACTCAAGCATAACCAGCAACGTGAAGGTAGTGGAAGGATAATCAGAAGCATACTTACAAACAAGGATTCACGTCAAAGTCAGTCTTTTGTGGGCCAGTCAGAGCAGCAAATCCAGACTTCAAATTCAGAGAAGGACAAGCGGCCTCCTCGGATCCCACATGCACAATTGGCTTTGAAGGACACAAATTCAACTCCAGAAAATAAGGTTGTTGCGAATGACTTTCCTGGATTTTATAGTGAGAAGCAAGAAAAACGTTCAAGAAATAAGGACAAGCCTGATCGTGGTGTATGGGCTCCTCTTCGTCGTTCAGATGGAActcatggtagtgaagagtctTTGTCATCCGGTACTTCACAGTCGCTGCTAGATACTTCAGAAG GATCTCATGGagatatgaaatttgaaatggCAAATGCTCGGATTGGGGAAGTTAAAAACCTTGGAAGTGGACGTAGTGGCCATTCTTCCTTAGATAATG GCTCCCATAAACATTTTGGTCGCCGTGGGCCAACACATGGTGTCAAGGATGTTGACGGCTCATCAAATGTAAGTGAGGGGAAGCATTTGAGGAGAGGCACTGGCTTTAATTCCCATGAG AAACAAGTGTGGGTTCAGAAACCAAGTTCTGGTTCCTAA
- the LOC142619442 gene encoding KH domain-containing protein At1g09660/At1g09670, whose translation MGERIPPGSYFQYPPPGVPASPIRSTSIPTDRERYMAELLAEKQKLGPFMQVLPMCSRLLNQEIRRVSGFNQSFVDHERIEHESPLRSFGQPPNGRAMDLEGWPAMQMEENGHIQRMTPLQTPSMGWPGVQGIPTTPIVKRVIRLDVPVDKYPSYNFVGRILGPRGNSLKRVEAMTECRVYIRGRGSVKDAVKEEKLKDKPGYEHLNEPLHVLVEAEFPEDVINARLDYAMTILENLLKPVDESLDHYKKQQLRELAMLNGTLREESPSMSPSMSPSMSPFNSTGMKRAKTGR comes from the exons ATGGGAGAGAGAATCCCACCTGGAAGTTACTTCCAGTACCCTCCTCCTGGAGTACCTGCTTCTCCTATTAGGTCTACTTCTATCCCTACAGATCGAGAAAG ATACATGGCTGAATTGCTGGCAGAGAAGCAAAAGTTGGGACCATTTATGCAAGTTCTTCCCATGTGCAGCAGGCTTTTAAATCAAG AAATCAGACGGGTTTCTGGCTTCAATCAAAGTTTTGTGGATCATGAAAGAATTGAGCATGAGAGCCCACTTAGGTCATTTGGTCAACCCCCTAATGGTAGAGCAATGGATTTGGAGGGATGGCCTGCGATGCAAATGGAG GAAAATGGACATATTCAAAGAATGACCCCGTTACAAACTCCTTCGATGGGTTGGCCTGGGGTGCAAGGAATTCCAACTACTCCTATTGTCAAGAGAGTTATTAGACTTGATGTTCCTGTGGACAAATATCCAAGT TATAATTTTGTTGGCCGAATTCTGGGACCACGTGGGAACTCACTGAAAAGAGTTGAAGCCATGACAGAATGTAGGGTGTACATAAGAGGCCGTGGCTCTGTTAAGGATGCTGTAAAG GAAGAGAAACTGAAAGATAAACCTGGATATGAGCACCTTAATGAGCCGCTGCATGTGTTGGTGGAGGCTGAATTTCCAGAGGATGTTATAAATGCACGCTTGGATTATGCAATGACAATATTAGAAAACCTTTTGAAGCCTGTG GATGAATCATTGGATCATTATAAGAAGCAACAGCTAAGGGAACTGGCTATGCTGAATGGTACCCTAAGGGAAGAAAGCCCAAGTATGAGCCCTAGTATGAGTCCAAGCATGTCGCCCTTCAACAGTACAGGGATGAAAAGAGCGAAGACTGGAAGATAA
- the LOC142644590 gene encoding uncharacterized protein LOC142644590, giving the protein MNKVSKRSRSLRFFLLLASFSLQFLSGFSDDSSITKNGTKAETHATSSSSTGSTVLIVFLVLLVLVVISFFLFKEWQRKKREEQYARLLKLFEEDDELEVELGLRD; this is encoded by the exons atGAATAAAGTTTCGAAACGCAGCAGATCCCTGCGTTTCTTTCTACTCTTGGCTTCGTTTTCTCTACAATTCCTTTCAG GCTTTTCTGATGACTCGTCGATTACCAAAAATGGCACAAAGGCTGAGACTCATGCTACTTCCAGTAGTAGCACTGGATCTACAGTCCTCATTGTATTCCTTGTACTCTTGGTCCTTGTGGTAATCTCCTTCTTCCTTTTCAAGGAGTGGCaaaggaagaagagagaagagcAGTATGCTCGTCTTTTGAAGTTGTTTGAAGAGGATGATGAGCTTGAAGTTGAACTTGGTCTTCGGGATTGA